Proteins encoded together in one Lepisosteus oculatus isolate fLepOcu1 chromosome 2, fLepOcu1.hap2, whole genome shotgun sequence window:
- the opn8c gene encoding opsin 8, group member c — translation MLEYLPVSSLPFEGNISIYKSKLSPAADYGVGFTIMFIVLLSVLGNGLVLWISYRRRKKITSSELLCVNLALVDFLCCICLYPLSIVSSFSHAWLGDKATCTYYGLGGFLFGLCGMFTIAAISVIRYLKTCHNISYVVWCEGAITRALCIATWLIAAAWSCFPLFGWGEYAPEPYGVSCTVAWKSYHTSVEDALFVVCSFACFTLIPILLIMTSQCQILYKVYRFNFSLAARGIRSSLHNAEKRISVMFFCISLGFVTAWAPYAVVSFLFIFHKDTWHLAPGGFIFPALFAKSSHVYNPFIYFYFNKTFRQELQCLVRSYFTGSARNRVSVSVNQPQAPAVIEVQPRGQSNLDRSTSHSQSNTNRVNAKAIYPCWVSKMIVAPASLEPRPNKEFVLISS, via the exons ATGTTGGAATACTTACCTGTGAGTTCTTTGCCGTTTGAAGGGAATATCTCAATATATAAATCTAAATTATCACCAGCAGCAGACTATGGAGTGGGATTTACCATAATGTTTATCG TTTTGCTGTCTGTTCTGGGCAATGGGCTGGTTTTGTGGATTTCCTACAGAAGGAGGAAGAAGATCACCAGTTCAGAGCTGCTTTGTGTCAATCTGGCTTTGGTGGATTTCCTCTGCTGTATATGCCTCTACCCTCTTTCCATCGTCTCCTCATTCAGCCACGCTTGGTTGGGAGACAAGGCTACATGCACATACTATGGACTTGGAGGATTTCTGTTTGGATTGTGTGGGATGTTTACTATAGCAGCTATCAGCGTGATAAGATACCTCAAAACCTGCCACAATATATCTTATG tagtaTGGTGTGAGGGAGCCATTACTCGAGCCCTGTGCATTGCTACCTGGCTCATTGCAGCCGCCTGGTCATGTTTCCCTTTGTTCGGATGGGGAGAATATGCTCCAGAGCCCTACggtgtgtcctgtactgtggccTGGAAGAGTTACCACACTTCAGTTGAGGATGCACTCTTTGTGGTCTGCTCCTTTGCCTGCTTTACTCTCATTCCCATCCTCCTGATCATGACATCTCAGTGCCAGATCCTGTACAAGGTCTACAGGTTCAACTTTTCTCTGGCCGCCAGGGGAATCCGCTCCAGTCTTCACAATGCTGAAAAACGCATTTCTGTA ATGTTTTTCTGCATCAGCCTTGGTTTTGTCACCGCATGGGCACCATACGCAGTGGTTTCCTTcttattcatttttcacaaggACACTTGGCATCTGGCTCCAGGAGGTTTCATATTCCCGGCATTATTTGCCAAGAGTTCGCATGTCTATAACCCCTTCATTTACTTCTACTTCAACAAGACCTTTCGTCAGGAGCTACAGTGCCTCGTTAGGTCCTACTTCACAGGATCAGCTCGGAACAGAGTCTCAGTCTCTGTGAATCAGCCGCAGGCTCCTGCAGTCATTGAGGTGCAGCCTAGGGGTCAGAGTAACCTGGATAGGAGCACTTCTCATTCACAATCAAACACTAACCGAGTAAATGCTAAAGCCATTTACCCTTGCTGGGTTTCCAAAATGATAGTGGCCCCTGCTAGCTTGGAGCCCAGGCCTAACAAAGAGTTTGTGCTCATATCTAGCTGA
- the nenf gene encoding neudesin: MPAVHMCLIFIFLAIVNWGFSEDLKLKHKPAETKPVRLFTDEDLAKYNGQQEDHPIYMAVKGVVFDVSTGKEFYGKGAPYNALTGKDCTKAVAKMSLDPEDLTYDTAGLTEEQLQSLESIFQDVYKAKYPIVGYTARRILNEDGSPNKDFRPEDQPNFKIKDEF; the protein is encoded by the exons ATGCCGGCTGTCCATATGtgcctaatttttatttttttagcgaTTGTAAATTGGGGCTTCTCGGAAGATTTAAAGTTGAAACACAAACCTGCAGAGACCAAGCCAGTTAGGTTATTCACAGACGAAGACTTGGCAAAATACAATGGACAACAG gaagacCATCCTATTTACATGGCAGTGAAAGGAGTGGTGTTTGATGTTTCTACAGGAAaag AATTCTATGGAAAAGGTGCACCTTATAATGCCTTGACTGGGAAGGACTGCACAAAAGCTGTGGCCAAAATGTCTCTTGATCCAGAGGACCTCACTTACGACACT GCTGGGCTCACAGAAGAACAGCTGCAGTCACTTGAAAGCATTTTCCAGGACGTGTACAAAGCTAAGTACCCAATTGTGGGCTACACAGCCAGACGCATTCTCAATGAAGATGGCAGCCCAAATAAGGACTTCAGGCCGGAAGATCAGCCAAATTTCAagatcaaagatgaattttga
- the pacc1 gene encoding proton-activated chloride channel isoform X1, translating to MMRTETFRSYQEFNDEVEQDQNLENTEAEDVNDGILPDVDDGTGSKNPSMGFSRTCLKNVFSVILILIYLLLMAVAVFLAYQTITDFQDKLKHPVMSVTYKEVDSFEAPGIALYPGKAQLLSCKHYFHDHMPPLVKPGQPGEVDCVKDHINYTDPFTNNTMKHALVVQGPTDVRKKELIFLQFSQNETEQDFSAISYLLFYSFKEFKGSQNKAQFMKDCEKSYSVWTFSGGFRTWVKMSLVQTSEKDGSKSVEFRQESSVVKYYDKRLESEKTNQLFFVVFEWRDPFIQQVRDIITANPWNTIAILCGVFLALFKAADFAKLSVKWMIKIRKRQLKRKARELNQVG from the exons ATGATGAGGACGGAAACCTTCAGATCTTACCAAGAG tttaACGATGAGGTTGAACAGGATCAGAATTTGGAAAACACAGAAGCAGAAGATGTCAACGATGGAATTTTACCAG ATGTGGATGATGGGACTGGTAGCAAAAACCCTTCCATGGGGTTCAGCAGGACCTGCCTGAAGAATGTGTTCTCTGTTATTCTCATCCTCATCTACCTGCTGCTCATGGCTGTGGCTGTATTTCTGGCTTACCAGACCATCACTGACTTCCAGGACAAGCTGAAACACCCTGTGATGTCTGTCACGTATAAAGAGGTGGACAGCTTTGAGGCTCCAG GAATTGCTCTTTACCCTGGAAAGGCTCAACTTCTGAGCTGTAAGCACTATTTCCATGACCACATGCCCCCTCTGGTTAAACCAGGACAACCTGGAGAAGTGGACTGTGTCAAGGATCACATTAACTACACAGACCCCTTCACTAATAACACCATG AAACATGCTCTGGTTGTTCAAGGGCCAACAGACGTCAGAAAGAAGGAGCTGATTTTTCTGCAGTTCAGCCAAAACGAAACCGAACAAGATTTCAGTGCCATTAGCTACCTGCTCTTTTACTcctttaaagaatttaaaggaAG CCAGAACAAAGCCCAGTTCATGAAAGACTGTGAAAAGTCCTATTCTGTGTGGACCTTCTCAGGGGGTTTCCGCACATGGGTGAAGATGTCCTTGGTGCAGACGTCTGAGAAAGACGGTAGCAAGTCGGTGGAGTTCAGGCAGGAG TCCAGCGTTGTGAAGTACTACGATAAGAGGCTGGAATCCGAAAAAACCAATCAGctcttttttgttgtgtttgagTGGAGGGACCCCTTCATTCAGCAAGTCCGGGAC ATCATCACGGCCAATCCCTGGAACACCATTGCCATTCTGTGCGGAGTCTTCCTGGCCCTGTTCAAGGCCGCCGACTTTGCCAAGCTCAGCGTGAAGTGGATGATCAAAATCCGCAAGCGCCAGCTGAAGCGCAAGGCCAGGGAACTGAACCAGGTTGGCTGA
- the pacc1 gene encoding proton-activated chloride channel isoform X2: protein MTVKIADERLQFNDEVEQDQNLENTEAEDVNDGILPDVDDGTGSKNPSMGFSRTCLKNVFSVILILIYLLLMAVAVFLAYQTITDFQDKLKHPVMSVTYKEVDSFEAPGIALYPGKAQLLSCKHYFHDHMPPLVKPGQPGEVDCVKDHINYTDPFTNNTMKHALVVQGPTDVRKKELIFLQFSQNETEQDFSAISYLLFYSFKEFKGSQNKAQFMKDCEKSYSVWTFSGGFRTWVKMSLVQTSEKDGSKSVEFRQESSVVKYYDKRLESEKTNQLFFVVFEWRDPFIQQVRDIITANPWNTIAILCGVFLALFKAADFAKLSVKWMIKIRKRQLKRKARELNQVG from the exons ATGACAGTGAAAATTGCAGACGAACGTTTGCAG tttaACGATGAGGTTGAACAGGATCAGAATTTGGAAAACACAGAAGCAGAAGATGTCAACGATGGAATTTTACCAG ATGTGGATGATGGGACTGGTAGCAAAAACCCTTCCATGGGGTTCAGCAGGACCTGCCTGAAGAATGTGTTCTCTGTTATTCTCATCCTCATCTACCTGCTGCTCATGGCTGTGGCTGTATTTCTGGCTTACCAGACCATCACTGACTTCCAGGACAAGCTGAAACACCCTGTGATGTCTGTCACGTATAAAGAGGTGGACAGCTTTGAGGCTCCAG GAATTGCTCTTTACCCTGGAAAGGCTCAACTTCTGAGCTGTAAGCACTATTTCCATGACCACATGCCCCCTCTGGTTAAACCAGGACAACCTGGAGAAGTGGACTGTGTCAAGGATCACATTAACTACACAGACCCCTTCACTAATAACACCATG AAACATGCTCTGGTTGTTCAAGGGCCAACAGACGTCAGAAAGAAGGAGCTGATTTTTCTGCAGTTCAGCCAAAACGAAACCGAACAAGATTTCAGTGCCATTAGCTACCTGCTCTTTTACTcctttaaagaatttaaaggaAG CCAGAACAAAGCCCAGTTCATGAAAGACTGTGAAAAGTCCTATTCTGTGTGGACCTTCTCAGGGGGTTTCCGCACATGGGTGAAGATGTCCTTGGTGCAGACGTCTGAGAAAGACGGTAGCAAGTCGGTGGAGTTCAGGCAGGAG TCCAGCGTTGTGAAGTACTACGATAAGAGGCTGGAATCCGAAAAAACCAATCAGctcttttttgttgtgtttgagTGGAGGGACCCCTTCATTCAGCAAGTCCGGGAC ATCATCACGGCCAATCCCTGGAACACCATTGCCATTCTGTGCGGAGTCTTCCTGGCCCTGTTCAAGGCCGCCGACTTTGCCAAGCTCAGCGTGAAGTGGATGATCAAAATCCGCAAGCGCCAGCTGAAGCGCAAGGCCAGGGAACTGAACCAGGTTGGCTGA